Proteins encoded in a region of the Nicotiana tomentosiformis chromosome 9, ASM39032v3, whole genome shotgun sequence genome:
- the LOC104098487 gene encoding uncharacterized protein isoform X1: MDFGLSHTQIRFLLKVHIQHRILKIVAQKGRGKYKSLQVDMKTKHGSKIPIVIPDDIMRAVGPGSRDIVNYCGLIMRSTISFRDGNWQAIIAKHGEAMWLKVKDKFEASGMRQHVLQALLIDTMQRLFRAWKTRLHADYSLYDIDEERLSYRPDDITPEDWVFLVEHFGSPAFKAVSERNKLNRGKQITKHSCGSKSFAEVEESTRNPDNRTNAAPDRVWELQNTRKNDQGELVWSDPKSQQIHGQLQEIMVQQQFEENEYPMSADEILTTVFVNELAMFVEKDTERGLQRALDELKKYLSSLPLLYTPKTDEQLYLYLAVSKIAEQTFFRRSVAAGAAGVPTSAKMPRQNICYLIRIFAHFTHSSLAWEIFGAIWRSQLHHLP, encoded by the exons ATGGACTTCGGATTGAGTCACACTCAAATCAGATTTTTGTTGAAAGTGCACATCCAACACCGGATATTGAAAATAGTGGCCCAG AAAGGCAGAGGGAAATATAAATCGTTACAAGTGGACATGAAAACGAAGCACGGAAGTAAAATTCCTATTGTCATTCCAGATGACATTATGAGAGCCGTGGGTCCTGGGTCTAGGGATATTGTTAACTATTGTGGCTTGATTATGCGAAGCACTATCTCTTTTAGAGATGGTAATTGGCAGGCAATAATTGCAAAACATGGAGAAGCAATGTGGTTGAAGGTTAAG GATAAATTTGAAGCTAGTGGTATGCGACAACATGTGTTGCAAGCTCTTTTGATCGACACTATGCAAAGGCTTTTTAGAGCATGGAAGACTCGACTGCATGCTGACTACTCCCTCTATGATATTGATGAAGAGAGATTGTCTTATAGGCCAGATGATATTACACCTGAAGATTGGGTGTTTCTGGTAGAACATTTTGGAAGTCCAGCATTCAAG GCTGTGAGTGAGAGGAACAAACTAAACAGGGGAAAACAAATAACTAAGCACTCATGTGGCTCAAAGTCATTTGCTGAAGTAGAGGAATCGACG AGAAATCCTGATAATAGAACAAATGCAGCACCCGATCGAGTTTGGGAACTCCAAAACACTCGTAAAAATGACCAAGGAGAATTGGTGTGGTCGGATCCAAAGTCACAACAAATTCAT GGTCAGCTCCAAGAAATTATGGTTCAACAACAATTTGAAGAGAATGAGTATCCAATGAGTGCAGATGAGATTTTAACCACTGTATTTGTGAACGAACTGGCTATGTTCGTGGAAAAGGATACAGAAAGAGGCCTCCAACGAGCTTTGGACGAACTAAAGAAGTACTTATCGAGTCTGCCGCTGCTTTACACACCAAAGACTGACGAACAACTGTACTTGTACTTAGCGGTCTcgaagatagcg GAGCAGacatttttccgcagaagcgtaGCTGCAGGTGCGGCAGGGGTGCCCACAAGTGCGAAGATGCCTAGGCAGAATATATGTTACCTAATCAGAATAtttgctcatttcactcattcCTCTCTTGCTTGGGAAATTTTTGGGGCGATTTGGAGGAGCCAACTTCATCATCTACCTTGA
- the LOC104098487 gene encoding uncharacterized protein isoform X2 codes for MDFGLSHTQIRFLLKVHIQHRILKIVAQKGRGKYKSLQVDMKTKHGSKIPIVIPDDIMRAVGPGSRDIVNYCGLIMRSTISFRDGNWQAIIAKHGEAMWLKVKDKFEASGMRQHVLQALLIDTMQRLFRAWKTRLHADYSLYDIDEERLSYRPDDITPEDWVFLVEHFGSPAFKAVSERNKLNRGKQITKHSCGSKSFAEVEESTRNPDNRTNAAPDRVWELQNTRKNDQGELVWSDPKSQQIHGQLQEIMVQQQFEENEYPMSADEILTTVFVNELAMFVEKDTERGLQRALDELKKYLSSLPLLYTPKTDEQLYLYLAVSKIAVSGVLVREERGADIFPQKRSCRCGRGAHKCEDA; via the exons ATGGACTTCGGATTGAGTCACACTCAAATCAGATTTTTGTTGAAAGTGCACATCCAACACCGGATATTGAAAATAGTGGCCCAG AAAGGCAGAGGGAAATATAAATCGTTACAAGTGGACATGAAAACGAAGCACGGAAGTAAAATTCCTATTGTCATTCCAGATGACATTATGAGAGCCGTGGGTCCTGGGTCTAGGGATATTGTTAACTATTGTGGCTTGATTATGCGAAGCACTATCTCTTTTAGAGATGGTAATTGGCAGGCAATAATTGCAAAACATGGAGAAGCAATGTGGTTGAAGGTTAAG GATAAATTTGAAGCTAGTGGTATGCGACAACATGTGTTGCAAGCTCTTTTGATCGACACTATGCAAAGGCTTTTTAGAGCATGGAAGACTCGACTGCATGCTGACTACTCCCTCTATGATATTGATGAAGAGAGATTGTCTTATAGGCCAGATGATATTACACCTGAAGATTGGGTGTTTCTGGTAGAACATTTTGGAAGTCCAGCATTCAAG GCTGTGAGTGAGAGGAACAAACTAAACAGGGGAAAACAAATAACTAAGCACTCATGTGGCTCAAAGTCATTTGCTGAAGTAGAGGAATCGACG AGAAATCCTGATAATAGAACAAATGCAGCACCCGATCGAGTTTGGGAACTCCAAAACACTCGTAAAAATGACCAAGGAGAATTGGTGTGGTCGGATCCAAAGTCACAACAAATTCAT GGTCAGCTCCAAGAAATTATGGTTCAACAACAATTTGAAGAGAATGAGTATCCAATGAGTGCAGATGAGATTTTAACCACTGTATTTGTGAACGAACTGGCTATGTTCGTGGAAAAGGATACAGAAAGAGGCCTCCAACGAGCTTTGGACGAACTAAAGAAGTACTTATCGAGTCTGCCGCTGCTTTACACACCAAAGACTGACGAACAACTGTACTTGTACTTAGCGGTCTcgaagatagcggtaagtggagtcctagttcgggaagaacgag GAGCAGacatttttccgcagaagcgtaGCTGCAGGTGCGGCAGGGGTGCCCACAAGTGCGAAGATGCCTAG